One Panicum virgatum strain AP13 chromosome 3N, P.virgatum_v5, whole genome shotgun sequence DNA segment encodes these proteins:
- the LOC120664492 gene encoding probable WRKY transcription factor 27 yields the protein MECSNNDWDLQAVVRSCGTGTAACNGSGGSSEAPPPEEEARRRIHVGRVAAAAPEFLVGRPVRPAAALRDLDYLGLDHELPRAPFSITPSPSSERGAPLDHEVLISFPSASTSGQGQQLLQPRKQPGRKPGVRTPRPKRSKKSQLKKVVCEVPVADGGVSTDLWAWRKYGQKPIKGSPHPRGYYKCSSLKACMARKLVERSPAKPGVLVVTYIAEHCHVVPTMLNALAGTTRHRPASPDDGGRQASHGASDEASGSGRREEDSADASSMTADGGGAETADDENEPWQVDMAALDEYPLDDFLKPFDDDFVDRFFEDDDGVLERRVSL from the exons TCGTTCGGAGCTGCGGCACCGGCACGGCCGCGTGTAATGGCAGCGGTGGTAGCTCGGAagcaccgccgccggaggaggaggcccgACGGAGAATTCACGTCGGCCGTGTGGCGGCAGCGGCCCCGGAGTTCCTCGTCGGGAGACCagtgcgcccggcggcggcgttgcgcgaCCTGGACTACTTGGGCTTGGACCACGAGCTCCCACGGGCGCCGTTCTCGatcacgccgtcgccgtccagtGAGCGCGGGGCGCCGCTCGACCACGAGGTGCTCATCTCTTTCCCGTCCGCCTCCACGTCCGGGCAGgggcagcagctgctgcagccgAGGAAGCAGCCCGGCCGCAAGCCGGGCGTCCGCACTCCCAGGCCAAAACGAAG CAAGAAGAGCCAGCTGAAGAAGGTGGTGTGCGAGGTGCcggtggccgacggcggcgtGTCCACGGACTTGTGGGCGTGGCGCAAGTACGGCCAGAAGCCCATCAAGGGCTCGCCGCACCCACG GGGGTACTACAAGTGCAGCAGCCTCAAGGCGTGCATGGCGCGGAAGCTGGTGGAGCGCAGCCCGGCCAAGCCCGGGGTGCTCGTCGTCACCTACATCGCCGAGCACTGCCACGTGGTGCCGACGATGCTCAACGCGCTGGCCGGCACCACGCGGCACCGGCCGGCGTCCCCCGACGACGGCGGGCGCCAGGCGTCCCACGGCGCGTCGGACGAGGCGTCCGGCTCCGGCAGGCGCGAGGAGGACAGCGCCGACGCGTCCTCCATGACCGcggacggaggcggcgcggagacGGCCGACGACGAGAACGAGCCGTGGCAGGTGGACATGGCGGCGCTCGACGAGTATCCGTTGGATGACTTCCTCAAGCCGTTCGATGACGACTTCGTCGATCGGTTTttcgaggacgacgacggcgttCTTGAGCGCCGGGTGTCGCTGTAG